From a single Candidatus Saccharibacteria bacterium genomic region:
- a CDS encoding aldehyde dehydrogenase: MKLASTNPADSYKIIGYVDVSTPEEIKQKVASAQKVKTIWKELGVTARIELLRPIQAEFRDRATEIAELISLETGKPIVEALSEAERYTNIELGWFLENGLKALAGETVFEDDESRHYIVYEPHGVVAAIAPWNFPFGMAIWGIFPNLIAGNTVVFKISEECPLVGKLIEQIITSHNLPEGVFGEVYGDGKVGKLLTEQDIDLIWFTGSTATGKALYKTAANKFIKAVLEMGGSSPCVVFDDVDIAEAAPIIFSGRFQHNGQVCSALKRLIVHEDIADKLLSELKMLLDQQKIGDPLNQSFNRGSLVAERQVTLLQEQYNDALVKGAKIAAQTKVPKDLKGAFFPPTLLTNVTRDMRVWKEEVFGPIFPIVTFATEAESVELANDTLYGLTARVMSKDIDRARRVAAKIDAGTVSLNLESRFLPADPFGGYKNSGMGRERGIHGLRELCQIKVMQENKSMQAGEG; encoded by the coding sequence ATGAAACTTGCCTCTACCAATCCAGCGGATAGTTACAAAATTATTGGTTATGTCGATGTATCTACACCAGAGGAAATAAAACAAAAGGTAGCCAGTGCTCAGAAAGTGAAGACCATATGGAAGGAGCTAGGCGTTACTGCTCGTATCGAACTTCTGCGCCCAATCCAAGCTGAATTTCGAGATCGTGCAACTGAGATCGCCGAGCTTATTAGCCTTGAAACAGGTAAGCCTATTGTCGAAGCACTGAGTGAAGCAGAACGCTATACTAATATTGAACTTGGCTGGTTCCTAGAAAACGGTTTGAAGGCTCTTGCTGGCGAAACTGTTTTCGAAGACGATGAGTCACGCCACTATATTGTCTACGAACCGCATGGCGTTGTCGCAGCAATCGCACCGTGGAACTTTCCTTTTGGCATGGCGATATGGGGCATTTTCCCTAATTTGATTGCCGGAAATACAGTTGTCTTTAAAATATCGGAAGAATGCCCATTAGTTGGTAAACTCATTGAACAGATTATCACCAGTCACAACTTGCCTGAAGGTGTGTTCGGCGAAGTGTACGGCGACGGCAAAGTCGGAAAGTTGCTTACAGAACAGGACATCGACCTTATATGGTTCACTGGTAGCACAGCCACAGGTAAGGCGCTGTACAAAACCGCAGCTAACAAATTCATAAAAGCTGTTCTTGAAATGGGTGGCTCGAGCCCTTGTGTTGTTTTTGATGATGTGGATATAGCTGAAGCAGCACCTATTATTTTTAGTGGGCGTTTCCAGCATAATGGCCAAGTGTGTAGCGCACTAAAACGCCTCATAGTGCACGAAGATATTGCTGATAAATTGTTATCCGAGCTAAAAATGCTTCTTGACCAACAGAAAATAGGTGATCCACTTAATCAAAGCTTTAATCGTGGTAGTTTAGTTGCTGAGCGGCAGGTGACACTCTTGCAAGAGCAATATAACGACGCACTTGTTAAAGGTGCCAAAATCGCTGCTCAAACTAAAGTACCCAAAGACCTCAAAGGCGCGTTTTTCCCGCCCACACTCCTTACTAACGTCACAAGAGATATGCGCGTCTGGAAAGAAGAAGTCTTTGGGCCAATATTTCCAATTGTTACTTTTGCAACAGAGGCAGAAAGCGTGGAATTAGCTAACGATACACTTTATGGTTTGACTGCACGCGTTATGTCAAAAGACATTGATCGGGCCAGGAGAGTTGCAGCAAAAATTGATGCTGGTACAGTAAGCCTAAACCTTGAATCACGGTTCCTACCAGCTGATCCATTCGGGGGTTATAAAAATTCTGGTATGGGACGCGAACGCGGTATTCATGGGTTACGAGAATTATGCCAAATTAAAGTTATGCAGGAAAACAAAAGTATGCAAGCCGGCGAAGGTTAA